In Harpia harpyja isolate bHarHar1 chromosome Z, bHarHar1 primary haplotype, whole genome shotgun sequence, a single window of DNA contains:
- the SYK gene encoding tyrosine-protein kinase SYK isoform X4: MRSPLPGIPSKSWAGGGIISRLKSYTFPKAGSKKLQPTIGYSPDEAPFNPYVLQRKRGLTGAEKGDQREALPMDTEVYESPYADPDEIKPKNVTLDRKLLTLEEGELGSGNFGTVKKGFYKMKKGAKPVAVKILKNESNDPAIKDELLREANVMQQLDNPYIVRMIGICEAEAWMLVMEMAELGPLNKFLQKNRHVTEKNITELVHQVSMGMKYLEENNFVHRDLAARNVLLVTQHYAKISDFGLSKALSADENYYKAQSHGKWPVKWYAPECMNFYKFSSKSDVWSFGVLMWEAFSYGQKPYKGMKGGEVAQMIERGERMERPEVCPTEVYDLMKLCWTYNVDDRPGFVAVELRLRNYYYDISH, encoded by the exons CTTCAGCCAACTATTGGCTACTCACCTGATGAAGCACCTTTTAATCCTTATGTGCTGCAAAGAAAGAGAGGTCTTACAGGAGCAGAAAAAG GTGATCAGAGGGAGGCCTTACCCATGGATACGGAGGTCTATGAAAGTCCATATGCTGATCCAGatgaaattaaaccaaaaaatGTCACTCTTGACAGGAAATTGTTAACCTTGGAGGAAGGAGAGCTTGGGTCTGGCAACTTTGGTACTGTAAAGAAAGGGTTCTATAAGATGAAAAA GGGTGCCAAGCCAGTGGCTGTAAAAATTCTTAAGAATGAGAGTAATGATCCAGCCATAAAGGATGAATTACTGAGAGAAGCAAATGTAATGCAACAACTGGATAACCCATATATTGTCCGAATGATAGGCATATGTGAAGCTGAAGCCTGGATGTTAGTAATGGAGATGGCTGAACTTGGGCCATTGAACAAATTTTTGCAAAAAAACAG ACATGTCACGGAGAAGAATATAACAGAGCTGGTACATCAGGTTTCCATGGGGATGAAATACCTGGAGGAGAATAATTTTGTTCATAGGGATCTGGCTGCAAGGAACGTGCTATTAGTTACACAACATTATGCCAAAATTAGTGACTTCGGACTTTCTAAAGCTCTTAGTGCTGATGAAAATTATTATAAG GCACAAAGTCATGGAAAATGGCCAGTCAAGTGGTATGCTCCAGAATGCATGAATTTCTACAAATTTTCTAGCAAAAGTGATGTCTGGAGCTTTGGGGTTTTAATGTGGGAAGCTTTCTCATATGGGCAAAAACCATATAAG GGAATGAAAGGTGGTGAAGTCGCACAGATGATTGAAAGAGGAGAACGAATGGAACGTCCTGAAGTCTGTCCAACAGAAGTCTATGATCTAATGAAATTGTGTTGGACATACAA TGTTGATGACCGACCAGGATTTGTTGCAGTCGAGCTGAGATTACGTAACTACTACTATGACATTTCCCACTAA